A genomic region of Trichothermofontia sichuanensis B231 contains the following coding sequences:
- a CDS encoding YkgJ family cysteine cluster protein gives MATWRCIEQCGACCHLDPAARPGLKSYLTPAELAQYLALVGKDGWCIHFNADTRQCRIYADRPRFCRVEATTFQAMYGIRPEALADFAIVCCRQQIAGVYGRRSEVMRRFNDAVRRSDADYSQSQ, from the coding sequence ATGGCAACTTGGCGATGTATTGAGCAGTGTGGGGCCTGTTGTCATTTGGACCCAGCAGCGCGTCCGGGGTTAAAGTCTTATTTGACCCCGGCGGAGTTAGCCCAGTACTTGGCGTTAGTGGGGAAAGATGGCTGGTGTATTCACTTTAACGCCGATACGCGACAATGCCGTATCTATGCTGATCGGCCTCGTTTTTGCCGCGTTGAGGCTACCACCTTCCAGGCAATGTATGGAATTCGGCCTGAGGCATTGGCTGACTTTGCGATCGTGTGCTGTCGGCAACAAATTGCTGGCGTGTATGGTCGCCGCAGTGAGGTGATGCGCCGCTTTAACGATGCCGTGCGGCGATCGGACGCGGATTATAGTCAATCCCAATAA
- a CDS encoding carotenoid oxygenase family protein gives MTQTAIPHLTNPSYRHEDWLRGYESQPQEFDYWIEEIEGELPPDLHGTFFRNGPGLLAVNGQPLHHPFDGDGMISAISFTGEGVHYRNRYVRTAGFCQEQAAGKILYRGVFGTRKPGGWLANAFDLRFKNIANTHVIYWGGKLLALWEGGEPHRLDPATLETLGVETFDGQLTPPVFAAHPHLDPASPADGGQPCLVNFAVASGLSTTLKLYELDQSARIVRQTTYPISGFAFMHDFAITPSYGIFFQTPTTMQGLPYVLGLRSPAECIRFQPDRPTRVILLPRPGAMPADAQPLVLEADPCFVFHHANAFEQGDDLWVDSICYATFPSLPPGTDFRQVDFSALPPGQLWRFHINLKTQKVTHEVLLERCCEFPSLHPAQVGRPYRYLYLGATHAPTGNAPLQAFLKLDLQTGEQQVWSAAPRGFAGEPLFVPRPGGTAVDDGWVLAIAYDSSHHRSDVLIFAAQDLSQGPIARLHLRHHIPFGLHGSFTPEVFV, from the coding sequence ATGACCCAGACTGCGATTCCCCATCTGACGAACCCATCCTATCGCCACGAAGACTGGCTCCGGGGCTACGAATCTCAACCCCAGGAGTTTGACTATTGGATTGAGGAGATTGAAGGAGAACTGCCCCCCGATCTGCATGGCACTTTTTTCCGCAATGGTCCCGGTCTGCTGGCAGTGAACGGTCAACCGTTGCACCATCCCTTTGATGGCGATGGCATGATTTCGGCGATTAGTTTTACTGGGGAAGGGGTTCACTACCGTAATCGCTATGTGCGCACGGCTGGGTTTTGCCAGGAGCAAGCCGCTGGGAAAATTCTCTACCGGGGGGTTTTTGGGACTCGTAAACCGGGGGGGTGGTTGGCCAATGCTTTTGACCTGCGGTTTAAAAATATTGCCAATACCCATGTGATCTATTGGGGGGGTAAATTGCTGGCCCTGTGGGAAGGGGGGGAACCCCACCGGCTCGATCCGGCTACCCTAGAAACCCTGGGCGTAGAAACCTTTGACGGGCAACTGACGCCACCTGTCTTCGCTGCCCATCCCCACCTTGATCCGGCTTCCCCCGCAGATGGCGGTCAGCCCTGTCTGGTGAATTTTGCCGTAGCCAGCGGGTTATCGACGACGTTGAAGCTCTATGAGTTAGATCAGTCGGCGCGGATTGTGCGGCAGACAACCTACCCCATTTCCGGCTTTGCGTTCATGCATGACTTTGCGATTACGCCTAGCTACGGGATCTTTTTCCAAACGCCAACGACGATGCAAGGGTTGCCCTATGTGTTGGGACTACGATCGCCCGCCGAATGTATTCGCTTTCAACCCGATCGCCCGACGCGGGTAATCCTCCTACCCCGGCCTGGGGCGATGCCCGCCGATGCCCAGCCGCTCGTCCTGGAAGCTGACCCTTGCTTTGTTTTCCACCATGCCAATGCGTTTGAGCAGGGGGATGACCTTTGGGTGGATTCCATTTGCTATGCCACATTCCCGTCGTTGCCACCGGGGACGGATTTCCGTCAGGTGGACTTTAGTGCCCTGCCACCGGGCCAACTCTGGCGTTTCCACATCAATCTGAAAACCCAAAAAGTTACCCATGAGGTGTTGCTGGAGCGCTGCTGTGAGTTTCCCAGTCTGCATCCGGCCCAGGTGGGGCGTCCCTATCGCTATCTCTATCTAGGGGCCACCCATGCTCCCACCGGAAATGCACCGTTGCAAGCGTTCCTGAAGTTAGATCTGCAAACGGGTGAGCAGCAGGTGTGGAGTGCGGCTCCTAGGGGTTTCGCGGGTGAACCCCTATTTGTGCCCCGACCAGGGGGAACGGCGGTAGATGATGGGTGGGTGTTGGCGATCGCCTATGACAGTAGCCATCACCGTTCCGATGTGCTGATCTTCGCGGCACAGGATTTAAGTCAGGGGCCGATCGCCCGTCTCCATTTACGCCACCATATTCCCTTTGGTCTACACGGTAGCTTTACGCCAGAGGTATTTGTCTAA
- a CDS encoding nuclear transport factor 2 family protein has protein sequence MRLFTPPAAACPPVALASLRRRLLCMTLGLTALWAGVATPVQAETPNTAPELLKGLLTEIDAAANRQDLQAVMQHYSPEFANSDGVVYTTLETDLKKLWQQYPKLSYHTELLSWEQAGDTLTAETLTTITGTQTLSNREVKLAAQVRSRQAIDAGKIVRQEILAEHSQLTTGAAPPTVTIKLPESVKVGQTFSFDAIVEEPLGDSLLLGAVQEKPVRSSDFFEPVPTNLELLSAGGIFKLGRAPILPDNRWITVTLIRPEGMTFVTQRLRVVERSTP, from the coding sequence ATGCGTCTTTTTACTCCCCCTGCGGCTGCCTGCCCGCCCGTAGCGCTAGCTTCCCTGCGCCGACGGCTCCTTTGCATGACCCTGGGCCTAACGGCACTATGGGCCGGGGTTGCTACCCCTGTACAGGCAGAAACCCCAAACACCGCTCCTGAATTGCTCAAGGGGCTGTTGACGGAAATTGATGCCGCCGCCAACCGCCAGGATCTCCAGGCCGTTATGCAGCACTACAGCCCGGAATTTGCCAACTCCGATGGAGTCGTCTATACCACCCTGGAAACGGATTTGAAAAAACTTTGGCAACAGTATCCTAAACTCAGCTACCACACCGAACTGTTGTCCTGGGAGCAGGCGGGTGATACGCTGACGGCAGAAACCCTGACCACCATTACAGGCACCCAAACCCTCTCTAACCGGGAGGTGAAATTGGCAGCCCAGGTACGATCGCGCCAAGCGATCGACGCGGGCAAAATTGTGCGGCAGGAGATTCTCGCTGAGCACAGCCAACTCACCACGGGCGCAGCTCCGCCCACCGTCACGATCAAGTTGCCAGAAAGTGTCAAAGTGGGCCAGACCTTTAGCTTTGATGCCATTGTGGAGGAACCGCTAGGGGATAGTTTGCTCTTGGGGGCAGTTCAGGAAAAACCCGTGCGGTCCAGCGACTTTTTTGAACCCGTGCCGACGAATCTGGAGTTGCTATCCGCCGGGGGAATTTTTAAGCTGGGGCGAGCACCGATTCTGCCCGATAACCGCTGGATTACCGTCACCCTGATCCGCCCAGAAGGCATGACGTTTGTCACTCAACGGCTGCGGGTGGTAGAGCGGTCAACTCCCTGA
- the psb30 gene encoding photosystem II reaction center protein Ycf12/Psb30: MEIVSQLAAINVFGFNIEPILQLTFVALIMLAGPAVIFLLAARGGDL, encoded by the coding sequence ATGGAAATTGTGTCTCAGCTTGCAGCAATTAACGTTTTCGGTTTCAACATCGAGCCGATTCTGCAACTGACCTTTGTTGCCCTGATTATGCTGGCAGGCCCAGCGGTGATTTTCCTCCTAGCGGCGCGGGGCGGCGACCTCTAA
- the isiD gene encoding protein IsiD: MQTHSAETATHPATTHHSEKYPEKYNVAALTAADVAALASRLEQDEYTNAFAGLEDWHLLRSIAFQRPELVEPYIYLLDMEAYDEA; the protein is encoded by the coding sequence ATGCAAACCCACAGCGCCGAAACTGCCACCCACCCAGCAACAACTCACCATTCCGAAAAATACCCCGAAAAATATAATGTAGCAGCTCTCACGGCCGCCGATGTGGCTGCATTAGCCAGCCGCCTAGAGCAAGACGAATATACCAATGCCTTTGCGGGGTTGGAGGATTGGCATTTGCTCCGCAGCATTGCCTTTCAGCGGCCTGAGTTGGTGGAGCCATATATCTACCTGCTTGATATGGAAGCCTATGACGAAGCCTAG
- a CDS encoding folate/biopterin family MFS transporter has product MLLLPATSQQWRDSRNHLVKRLLLGNQPSLELMAILVVYFVEGILGLARLAVSFFLKDDLGLGPAHVSALMGVAALPWMVKPFLGFVSDGLPLFGYRRRSYLLLSGILGALAWVAMATIVQTATTAMLAIALASLSIAISDVIADSLVVERARREALAQVGSLQSLCWGTTALGGLTTAYLSGWLLEHLTTQTVFLITASFPLLVSLIAGLIQEAPTLETASFSRIRQQVSQLREAVTQPSIWLPTAFLFIWQATPTADAAFFFFSTNALGFEPEFLGRVRLVTSIAALIGVWIFQRFLKTVPFRVIFGWSTVLSAVLGMTMLILVTHTNRVLGIDDRWFSLGDSLVLTVMGQIAYMPVLVLAARLCPPGIEATLFALLMSVTNLASVLSYETGALLMQGLGISEHNFDRLWLLVVIANLSTLLPLPFLRWLPAANAQIHTAPASPPTSAIGEASSTTALSEGSSSPLDRPSASPAASPTAELMMTD; this is encoded by the coding sequence GTGCTTCTTTTACCTGCAACATCGCAGCAATGGCGAGATAGCCGTAATCATCTGGTGAAACGGCTGTTATTGGGCAACCAGCCCAGCCTGGAACTGATGGCAATCCTAGTGGTCTACTTCGTCGAGGGGATTTTGGGTCTGGCCCGTCTGGCTGTGAGTTTTTTCCTCAAGGATGATTTGGGCCTGGGACCGGCCCACGTATCGGCCCTGATGGGGGTAGCGGCCTTGCCCTGGATGGTCAAACCATTCCTGGGGTTTGTGTCGGATGGCTTACCCCTGTTCGGCTATCGTCGCCGATCGTACCTGCTGCTCTCCGGGATCTTGGGTGCCCTGGCCTGGGTGGCAATGGCCACGATCGTGCAGACAGCGACCACGGCCATGCTGGCGATCGCCCTGGCTTCATTATCGATCGCAATCAGTGATGTGATTGCCGATTCACTGGTGGTTGAACGGGCACGCCGGGAGGCGCTTGCCCAGGTGGGATCGCTGCAATCCCTCTGCTGGGGCACAACAGCGTTGGGTGGACTGACCACCGCCTACCTCAGTGGTTGGCTGCTGGAGCACCTGACGACGCAAACAGTCTTCCTGATTACTGCCTCATTTCCCCTGCTGGTGTCCTTAATTGCGGGGTTGATCCAGGAGGCACCCACCCTGGAAACGGCTAGCTTCAGTCGCATTCGTCAGCAGGTGAGCCAGCTTCGGGAAGCTGTGACCCAACCGAGCATCTGGCTGCCCACAGCGTTTCTCTTTATCTGGCAGGCGACACCCACCGCTGATGCAGCCTTTTTCTTCTTCAGTACCAATGCTCTGGGATTTGAGCCAGAGTTTCTGGGTCGGGTCCGCTTGGTCACCAGCATTGCGGCCCTGATTGGGGTCTGGATCTTCCAGCGGTTCCTGAAAACCGTCCCCTTTCGGGTGATTTTTGGGTGGTCTACGGTGTTATCAGCGGTGTTGGGGATGACGATGTTGATCCTGGTAACCCACACCAATCGGGTGCTGGGGATCGACGATCGCTGGTTCAGTCTTGGCGACAGCCTGGTGCTAACGGTGATGGGCCAGATCGCCTATATGCCGGTCCTCGTCCTGGCGGCCCGGTTATGTCCCCCAGGGATCGAAGCCACCCTCTTTGCCCTGCTGATGTCGGTAACGAACCTAGCCTCGGTTCTCTCCTATGAAACGGGAGCGCTGTTGATGCAGGGGTTGGGGATTTCGGAGCATAATTTCGATCGCCTCTGGCTTTTGGTGGTCATTGCCAACCTCAGTACCCTCCTGCCCCTGCCGTTTTTGCGCTGGTTACCCGCTGCTAATGCCCAAATCCATACTGCCCCGGCTTCACCCCCTACGTCGGCGATCGGGGAGGCATCATCGACCACCGCCCTGAGTGAAGGTAGCTCATCGCCACTGGATCGCCCCAGCGCGTCTCCCGCTGCTTCCCCAACTGCGGAACTGATGATGACGGACTGA
- the coaBC gene encoding bifunctional phosphopantothenoylcysteine decarboxylase/phosphopantothenate--cysteine ligase CoaBC — MLTNRRILLGIGGGIAAYKVCTVASTLAQAGAEVRAILTEKAQAFVTPLTFATLCRHRAYTDADFWHAIPDRSEASLRYRPLHIELGEWAEVLLLAPLTANTLAKLTYGLADNLLMNTVLASRCPILLAPAMNTDMWEQAIVQQNWQHLTADPRYHWAEPGSGRLACDRVGAGRMAEPATLVVHLQSLLYTQGQRDLQGKQVLINAGGTQEYLDPVRYLGNPSTGKMGVALAQAAQHRGAQVTLVHGPLLGIDPAMLVGMKTVATTTAEEMQQAMLSNFPRADFIFLAAAVADCKPATYHPQKLAKQDLPNPLPLTPVPDIAATLGQQKRPHQYLVGFAAQTGDVVAPALGKLRQKKLDAIAANPIDQPGTGFGSDTNQAVLLDRHGRQQIIEPCSKLEFAHRLLDFVQQHPPDSH; from the coding sequence ATGCTAACTAATCGTCGCATTTTGCTAGGCATCGGCGGGGGGATTGCAGCCTACAAAGTGTGTACGGTGGCCTCTACCCTGGCACAGGCGGGGGCAGAAGTCCGTGCGATTTTAACTGAAAAGGCCCAAGCCTTTGTCACCCCCCTCACCTTTGCCACGCTCTGTCGCCACCGGGCCTATACGGATGCGGACTTTTGGCACGCAATCCCCGATCGGTCGGAGGCGTCGCTAAGGTATCGTCCCCTGCATATTGAATTGGGGGAATGGGCTGAAGTCCTGTTGTTGGCTCCCCTTACGGCTAATACCCTGGCTAAACTCACCTACGGGCTGGCGGATAATTTGCTCATGAATACTGTTCTGGCGTCACGCTGCCCTATCCTCCTAGCCCCGGCGATGAATACGGATATGTGGGAGCAGGCGATCGTGCAACAAAACTGGCAACACCTGACCGCCGACCCTCGCTACCACTGGGCTGAGCCAGGCTCAGGTCGCCTCGCTTGCGATCGCGTAGGGGCAGGCCGCATGGCTGAACCGGCAACCCTAGTGGTTCATCTACAATCCCTTCTCTACACCCAGGGGCAACGCGATCTTCAGGGGAAACAGGTGCTGATCAATGCGGGGGGAACTCAGGAATATCTCGATCCAGTGCGCTATCTGGGAAACCCGTCCACAGGCAAAATGGGCGTGGCCCTAGCCCAAGCGGCTCAACACCGGGGTGCCCAAGTTACCCTTGTGCATGGTCCCCTGCTAGGCATCGATCCAGCCATGCTGGTGGGGATGAAAACCGTCGCTACCACCACGGCTGAGGAGATGCAACAGGCCATGCTTAGCAATTTCCCTAGGGCAGATTTCATCTTCCTGGCAGCCGCCGTGGCCGATTGCAAACCCGCCACCTACCACCCCCAGAAACTGGCCAAGCAGGACCTCCCAAACCCCCTGCCCCTGACACCAGTCCCAGACATCGCAGCAACCCTCGGTCAGCAGAAACGCCCCCATCAATATCTGGTGGGCTTTGCTGCCCAGACCGGGGATGTCGTGGCCCCCGCCTTGGGCAAGTTAAGGCAAAAAAAACTTGATGCGATCGCCGCTAACCCGATCGATCAGCCAGGGACAGGCTTTGGCAGCGATACTAACCAGGCCGTGTTGCTCGATCGCCACGGTCGGCAACAGATTATTGAACCCTGTAGCAAGCTAGAGTTTGCCCATCGGCTGCTCGACTTTGTGCAGCAACATCCGCCGGACAGCCATTAG
- a CDS encoding SAM hydrolase/SAM-dependent halogenase family protein: protein MSPCRLITLLTDFGLQDSYVAVMKGVIAGINPQIPVIDLTHQIPPQAIALARFHLLTAFPYFPPGTVHVGVVDPGVGSQRRAIAVELVEGSVLVGPDNGVFGGVIQQYPVKAVVTLTNPAYWRVAEPSATFHGRDIFAPVAAHVASGVPLSALGEPIAAQRLIDLDLPGWQATSTGVMGVVQAIDQFGNLITNIPAIALQGQSWQVLWRDQIIPRATTYSDVPPGCLVALIGSHGWLEIACHRGNAAQQLKAVWGDTITVTWQTSG from the coding sequence ATGTCTCCCTGCCGACTCATTACCCTGTTGACGGACTTTGGTCTTCAGGATAGTTACGTTGCGGTGATGAAAGGGGTGATAGCGGGGATTAATCCCCAAATCCCAGTGATTGATCTAACGCATCAGATTCCCCCTCAGGCGATCGCCCTGGCCCGCTTTCATCTCCTCACGGCTTTTCCCTACTTTCCCCCTGGGACGGTGCACGTTGGGGTGGTTGATCCGGGGGTAGGCAGCCAACGGCGGGCGATCGCCGTCGAACTGGTCGAGGGCAGTGTGTTGGTAGGGCCTGATAACGGGGTTTTTGGTGGGGTGATTCAGCAGTATCCCGTTAAAGCAGTCGTGACGCTCACGAATCCAGCCTATTGGCGGGTTGCCGAGCCAAGTGCGACCTTCCACGGGCGAGATATCTTTGCCCCCGTGGCCGCCCATGTAGCCAGCGGGGTACCGTTATCGGCGTTGGGGGAACCGATCGCGGCCCAACGCCTGATCGATCTCGATCTACCTGGCTGGCAAGCCACCTCCACGGGAGTGATGGGAGTTGTGCAGGCGATCGATCAGTTTGGCAATCTCATTACCAACATTCCCGCGATCGCTCTTCAGGGGCAATCCTGGCAAGTGCTCTGGCGCGATCAGATTATCCCCAGGGCTACGACCTACAGCGACGTGCCCCCTGGCTGCTTGGTGGCCTTAATTGGGAGCCACGGCTGGCTGGAGATCGCCTGTCATCGGGGGAATGCCGCACAGCAGTTAAAGGCCGTTTGGGGCGATACGATCACGGTTACTTGGCAGACCTCTGGCTAG